In Geminocystis sp. NIES-3709, a single genomic region encodes these proteins:
- a CDS encoding DUF3352 domain-containing protein, whose translation MAPSKSKKNGGCFTFFILTLLATGAGYYYGKNFLLGSELTLESSSQVIPQSALANTFISTNQEQWAKLEEFSTPFTQEMIDKNWKKLVNDNLGQQNQNIDYQQDILPWLGGISFAVLPSSESEINYDIVTILGIKNKLKANSFLQKIKQNNTEKPIETKYQNITIYQIDNNNNQIWVSVFNNYLVIAEEEKIIQKIIDTYKGGESLADVSSQNLPSQNGILQVYLPDYNNWFLNIIKDTLPEINIENSAQAQLGKIDSITMNLSVENHGLKLSSLVNLSQPVTFNPNIKPVSNNLLTKIPDNTICLVSGGGVNQIWQELNKEKQNIPELDLFISQAKIVTLQWLNLDLDKDIFSWLDGEFALALLSPNNNQFSQGLNGLLLLESSNKTQGEATFKNIENAARLFPFIQINQNNIDGISITEWSSPQEKLLSYGWVNNNNFLLTFSSNFQDIKNMEKSNSLSENNVFKIATESLPKTNYGYFYCNLEKAFSLAENLDDNLWDSSTLEFKAFANSITAIAITNSPVNNSTNQVDLNISLSKNK comes from the coding sequence ATGGCACCTTCAAAATCAAAAAAAAACGGCGGTTGTTTCACCTTTTTCATATTAACATTATTAGCCACAGGAGCAGGTTATTATTATGGTAAAAACTTCTTATTAGGTAGTGAATTAACTCTTGAGAGTAGCAGTCAAGTTATTCCTCAATCAGCATTAGCTAACACTTTTATTTCTACTAATCAAGAACAATGGGCAAAATTAGAAGAATTTTCTACTCCTTTCACTCAAGAAATGATTGATAAAAATTGGAAAAAATTAGTAAATGATAATTTAGGACAACAAAATCAAAATATAGATTATCAACAAGATATATTACCTTGGTTAGGTGGTATTTCTTTTGCTGTTTTACCTTCCTCTGAATCTGAGATAAATTATGATATTGTTACTATTTTAGGAATTAAAAATAAGTTAAAAGCAAATAGTTTTTTACAAAAAATTAAACAGAATAATACTGAAAAACCGATCGAAACAAAGTATCAAAATATTACGATTTATCAAATAGACAATAATAATAATCAGATTTGGGTAAGTGTTTTTAATAACTATTTAGTAATTGCAGAAGAAGAAAAAATTATTCAAAAAATTATTGATACTTATAAAGGAGGAGAATCTTTAGCTGACGTATCTTCTCAAAATCTCCCCTCTCAAAATGGTATTTTACAAGTTTATTTGCCTGATTATAATAATTGGTTTTTAAATATAATTAAAGACACTTTACCAGAAATAAATATAGAAAATTCTGCTCAAGCACAACTAGGAAAAATAGATTCTATTACGATGAATTTAAGTGTAGAAAATCATGGACTTAAACTTAGTAGTTTAGTAAATTTATCTCAGCCTGTTACGTTTAATCCCAATATTAAACCTGTGTCTAATAATTTATTAACTAAAATTCCTGACAACACGATTTGTTTGGTTAGTGGTGGTGGTGTTAATCAAATTTGGCAAGAATTAAACAAAGAAAAACAAAATATTCCCGAATTAGATTTATTTATTAGTCAAGCAAAAATTGTCACTCTTCAATGGTTAAATTTAGATTTGGATAAAGATATTTTTAGTTGGCTAGACGGTGAATTTGCTTTAGCGTTACTTTCACCAAATAATAATCAATTTTCTCAAGGTTTAAACGGCTTACTACTTTTAGAATCTAGTAATAAAACCCAAGGAGAAGCTACTTTTAAGAATATTGAAAATGCGGCTAGATTATTCCCTTTTATTCAGATTAATCAAAATAATATTGATGGAATTAGTATAACAGAATGGAGTAGTCCACAGGAAAAATTATTATCCTATGGATGGGTAAATAATAACAATTTTTTACTTACTTTTTCTAGTAATTTTCAAGATATAAAAAATATGGAAAAATCTAATTCTTTATCTGAAAATAATGTGTTTAAAATTGCTACAGAATCTTTACCAAAAACTAACTATGGTTACTTTTATTGCAATTTAGAAAAAGCCTTTAGTTTAGCTGAAAATCTTGATGATAATTTATGGGATTCTTCCACTCTTGAATTTAAAGCTTTTGCTAATTCTATCACTGCGATCGCTATAACTAATTCCCCTGTTAATAATAGTACTAATCAAGTAGATTTGAACATTTCTTTATCCAAAAATAAGTAA
- a CDS encoding TrkH family potassium uptake protein, translating into MTIARTICLGFIAVISIGTLLLMMPFSTETGEWGDFITALFTSTSAVCVTGLTVVDTGTYFSLWGEFFLMCLIQVGGLGYMITTTLLILLIGKKFDFRQKIAINDSFDRPFLQGSRNLVISVFATTFILESVAIVGLFSVFAKDYGFLQGLWLAIFHAISAWNNAGFSLFVDNLIGYQTSIPVNLIISALIIFGGIGYQVIIECFFWILDKFNSKNNQKFDLSLNFKVVTRTTLILLLFGTIAFFITESHNENTFANFSYHEQLIMAWFQSVTTRTAGFNSIDIGKMTMAGLFISIGLMFVGASPSGTGGGIKTTTLSILLNSTKAVLRGQEKVIMYKREVAVSLILKAMAVVFGSAMTVVMMTLIISLLHPDFQFIAILFEVVSAFATVGLSTGITASLSALAKLALVFTMYLGRVGVLLFMGAIVGDPRPSRINYPPENLLVG; encoded by the coding sequence ATGACTATTGCTAGAACTATTTGTCTGGGTTTTATTGCTGTAATTTCTATTGGTACATTATTATTAATGATGCCTTTTTCCACGGAAACAGGAGAATGGGGAGATTTTATCACCGCATTATTTACTTCAACATCAGCCGTGTGTGTAACGGGTTTAACCGTCGTAGATACAGGCACTTATTTTTCCTTGTGGGGAGAGTTTTTTCTGATGTGTCTGATTCAAGTAGGAGGATTAGGTTATATGATTACGACTACTCTTCTAATCCTTTTAATCGGTAAAAAGTTTGATTTTAGACAAAAAATAGCGATAAATGACTCATTCGATCGACCTTTTCTCCAAGGAAGTCGGAATCTCGTTATCTCAGTTTTTGCCACTACATTTATTTTAGAGTCTGTAGCTATTGTCGGATTATTTTCCGTGTTTGCGAAAGATTATGGATTTTTACAAGGATTATGGTTAGCCATTTTTCATGCCATTAGTGCTTGGAATAACGCCGGATTTAGTTTATTTGTCGATAATCTGATTGGTTATCAAACTTCTATTCCCGTAAACCTAATTATTTCGGCTTTAATTATCTTTGGTGGTATCGGTTATCAAGTTATCATTGAATGTTTTTTCTGGATTCTCGATAAATTTAATTCTAAGAACAATCAAAAATTTGATTTATCTCTTAACTTTAAAGTAGTAACTAGAACCACTCTTATTTTATTACTATTCGGTACGATCGCATTTTTTATCACAGAATCTCATAACGAAAACACTTTCGCTAATTTTTCTTACCATGAACAATTAATCATGGCTTGGTTTCAGTCTGTAACTACAAGAACTGCTGGATTCAACTCCATTGATATTGGCAAAATGACTATGGCTGGACTATTTATCAGCATTGGCTTAATGTTTGTGGGAGCTAGTCCTAGTGGTACAGGAGGAGGAATAAAAACTACTACTTTAAGTATTTTGCTGAATAGTACAAAAGCAGTACTTAGAGGACAAGAAAAAGTGATAATGTATAAAAGAGAAGTAGCGGTATCTTTAATCTTAAAAGCGATGGCAGTGGTTTTTGGTTCAGCAATGACAGTGGTAATGATGACTCTAATTATCTCTTTACTTCATCCAGATTTTCAATTTATTGCTATATTGTTTGAAGTAGTCTCTGCTTTTGCTACCGTTGGCTTATCTACAGGTATTACAGCTAGTTTATCAGCATTGGCAAAATTAGCCTTAGTTTTTACTATGTATTTAGGACGAGTAGGAGTATTATTATTTATGGGAGCTATTGTCGGAGATCCTCGTCCTAGTCGTATTAATTATCCTCCAGAAAATTTGTTAGTAGGTTAA
- a CDS encoding TrkA family potassium uptake protein yields MSDNNNPSSNTAQQKLKNFFSLDLSSLKFLNSLRKSSRQFAVIGLGRFGRAVSETLYNMGYDVLGADVDEKLVAQALTDKIATNAIRLDCTEANALKEAGIFELDTVIIAIGNYLEESIITTLNVKEAGVKYIVAKASSETHGKLLKKVGADLVVYPEHDAGCELAYTLTKPGILDRFELDPDNSIVEVCIPPEFDGKTLAEVKLRSQYGLNVLAVGNDDKFIINPPPQYVLTQGLSMVVIGSNKDINRL; encoded by the coding sequence ATGAGTGACAATAATAATCCTTCTTCCAACACCGCTCAACAAAAACTTAAAAATTTTTTTAGTTTAGATCTTAGTTCGTTAAAATTCTTAAATAGTCTGAGAAAAAGTTCTCGTCAATTTGCCGTCATTGGTTTAGGTAGATTTGGTAGAGCCGTCTCTGAGACTCTTTACAATATGGGCTATGATGTTTTAGGTGCTGATGTGGATGAAAAATTGGTTGCTCAAGCCTTAACGGATAAAATTGCGACTAATGCCATTCGTCTTGATTGTACAGAAGCTAATGCTTTAAAAGAAGCAGGTATTTTTGAACTAGATACTGTAATTATAGCCATCGGTAACTACTTGGAAGAAAGTATTATTACCACCTTAAATGTAAAAGAAGCTGGTGTAAAATATATTGTTGCGAAAGCATCCTCCGAAACTCACGGTAAATTGTTAAAAAAAGTTGGTGCTGATTTAGTTGTTTATCCTGAACATGATGCCGGTTGCGAATTAGCTTACACTTTGACTAAACCAGGTATTCTCGATCGATTTGAATTAGATCCAGATAATAGTATCGTAGAAGTCTGTATCCCTCCAGAATTTGACGGCAAAACCTTAGCCGAAGTAAAACTCCGCAGTCAATATGGTTTGAACGTTTTAGCTGTAGGTAACGATGACAAATTTATTATTAACCCTCCCCCTCAATATGTGTTGACTCAAGGATTATCGATGGTAGTTATCGGTTCAAATAAAGATATTAATAGACTATAA
- a CDS encoding Npun_F0494 family protein — protein MTSPTPIKSSSIYYSPNTIKRGEKALRCTPFQLTLFMTMINASVDLKEITLQRGLEKNYTVKSIPENKVENELMWLIKVGILRREVDGQGITDSFRLTPLGRIIMENWQKDFGKIPPATWKDYLLNFLNYYLNLG, from the coding sequence ATGACTTCTCCAACACCTATAAAATCCTCATCAATTTACTATTCTCCTAACACCATTAAACGAGGAGAAAAAGCATTGCGTTGTACTCCATTTCAATTAACTTTATTTATGACAATGATTAATGCTAGTGTCGATTTAAAAGAGATAACTCTACAAAGAGGGTTAGAAAAAAATTACACTGTAAAATCGATTCCAGAAAATAAAGTGGAAAATGAATTGATGTGGTTAATTAAAGTCGGTATTTTAAGACGAGAAGTTGATGGACAAGGTATTACAGATAGTTTTAGGTTAACTCCTTTAGGTAGAATTATCATGGAAAATTGGCAAAAAGACTTCGGCAAAATTCCTCCAGCTACATGGAAAGATTATCTTTTGAATTTTTTAAATTATTACCTAAATTTGGGATAA
- a CDS encoding 3'(2'),5'-bisphosphate nucleotidase, translating to MSYQTEKEIAISAVIEAAKLCEKVRQDIPPALEKQDKSPVTVADFGSQAIICKALKEAFPDIPIVGEEDATEIRQSTSGDTIKKITDYVREIIPSATTDQVLDWIDYGNGKVTNKFWTLDPIDGTKGFLRQDQYAIALALIEDGEVKLGIMGCPALKLGTEETGFIFVAVKGEGSYKMSLTGGEWSKLQVVSQEDKTRFRFVESVEASHGDQDQQNAIAKAVGITTNSVRVDSQSKYGIVADGEAGLYLRLPNPKYPNYRENIWDHAAGSIVVEEAGGKVTDMYGKPLDFASASKMNDNRGVVVTNGLIHDTVISALSMMNSQ from the coding sequence ATGAGTTATCAAACTGAAAAAGAAATTGCTATTTCGGCAGTAATAGAGGCCGCAAAATTATGTGAAAAAGTGCGTCAAGATATTCCACCAGCATTAGAAAAACAAGATAAGAGTCCTGTTACAGTAGCAGATTTTGGTTCTCAGGCGATAATTTGTAAGGCATTAAAAGAGGCTTTTCCTGATATTCCTATTGTCGGAGAAGAAGACGCTACGGAAATACGGCAATCCACTTCTGGGGATACCATAAAAAAAATTACTGACTATGTACGGGAAATTATTCCCTCTGCCACGACTGATCAAGTTTTAGATTGGATTGATTATGGTAATGGTAAAGTAACAAATAAATTTTGGACATTAGATCCGATCGATGGCACAAAAGGGTTTTTACGTCAAGATCAATATGCTATTGCACTGGCTTTAATTGAAGATGGAGAGGTAAAATTAGGCATAATGGGATGTCCTGCTTTAAAATTAGGTACGGAAGAAACAGGATTTATTTTCGTAGCAGTTAAAGGTGAGGGTAGTTATAAAATGTCTTTAACAGGAGGTGAATGGAGTAAATTACAGGTAGTTTCTCAAGAAGATAAGACTCGTTTTCGTTTTGTGGAAAGCGTAGAAGCTAGTCACGGTGATCAAGATCAACAAAATGCGATCGCTAAAGCTGTTGGTATTACGACTAATTCTGTCAGAGTTGATTCTCAGTCAAAATATGGTATTGTCGCCGATGGTGAAGCTGGGCTATATCTTCGATTACCGAATCCCAAGTACCCGAATTACCGAGAGAATATATGGGATCATGCCGCAGGTTCGATCGTAGTGGAAGAAGCAGGAGGAAAAGTTACAGATATGTATGGTAAACCTCTAGACTTTGCCAGTGCTAGTAAGATGAATGATAATCGAGGTGTGGTAGTGACGAATGGTTTAATTCACGATACAGTTATTTCCGCTTTGTCAATGATGAATAGTCAATAA
- a CDS encoding NUDIX hydrolase, translating to MSKKQELPEILAPRLFFQGRKFQFEVNKLKLPNGAQGEWECIRHPGGALAVPVTDDGELVLVRQYRFALKSRLLEFPAGTVEKGENPETTIKREIEEETGYTAKKWQNLGTFPLAPGYSDEYIYAFLAQDLEKLPNPPSQDDDEDIEVVLMTPSAFEKLALTSNEIDAKTITSYFLARHFLVS from the coding sequence ATGTCAAAAAAACAAGAGTTACCAGAAATTTTAGCACCTCGTTTATTTTTTCAAGGACGAAAATTTCAGTTTGAAGTAAATAAGTTAAAATTACCTAATGGTGCCCAAGGAGAATGGGAATGTATTCGTCATCCGGGGGGTGCTTTGGCTGTACCTGTAACCGATGATGGGGAATTAGTTTTAGTGCGACAATATCGCTTTGCCCTGAAAAGTCGATTGTTAGAATTTCCTGCCGGCACTGTGGAAAAAGGAGAAAATCCAGAAACCACGATTAAAAGAGAAATTGAAGAAGAAACAGGATACACCGCTAAAAAATGGCAAAATTTAGGAACTTTTCCCCTCGCCCCCGGATATTCTGATGAATATATTTATGCTTTCCTTGCTCAAGATTTAGAAAAGTTGCCTAATCCTCCCAGTCAAGATGATGACGAGGATATTGAAGTTGTGTTGATGACTCCTTCTGCTTTTGAGAAATTAGCACTAACCAGTAACGAAATTGATGCGAAAACTATTACGAGTTATTTTTTAGCCCGTCATTTTCTGGTATCATAA
- a CDS encoding leucine-rich repeat domain-containing protein yields the protein MSLFKFSLIVGFLATNLSTGNAIAQHRFTIAQTNISITSFSDWCSQEKSLPEATQKTINAIVKSLRVENCQQAAEIVPKVFSINISSQEISDLRPLASFINISELTLYDNEIVDISPLKSMINLKKLILGHNQISDLTTLNSLTNLEKLYISDNKIDDIKPLSSLTKLQTIYINENNVSDLQPLNNLTNLRELYANNNKIFDLTPLSNLTNLQELYLDKNEISNLSPLSTLKNLEELSLNNNKITDSDIESLWDLDSLKQLYIHDNPVSRQFCPNNKNALCFIGNR from the coding sequence ATGTCTTTGTTTAAATTTAGTTTAATAGTTGGTTTTTTGGCCACTAATTTAAGTACAGGAAATGCGATCGCCCAGCACCGTTTCACGATCGCACAGACTAATATTAGTATAACCAGTTTTAGTGACTGGTGTAGTCAAGAAAAATCTTTACCTGAAGCGACTCAAAAGACAATTAATGCAATAGTTAAATCTTTAAGAGTAGAAAATTGTCAACAGGCAGCAGAAATTGTACCAAAAGTTTTTAGTATAAATATCAGTAGTCAGGAGATTTCCGATTTACGTCCTTTAGCCAGTTTTATTAACATTTCTGAGTTGACTTTATATGATAACGAAATTGTGGATATTTCTCCTTTAAAGTCCATGATTAATCTTAAAAAATTAATTTTAGGTCATAATCAAATATCAGATTTAACCACTCTTAATTCATTAACTAATTTGGAAAAACTTTATATTAGTGATAACAAAATTGATGATATAAAACCTTTATCTTCTTTAACAAAACTCCAAACTATTTATATTAATGAAAATAATGTTAGTGATTTACAACCCTTAAACAATTTAACTAATTTAAGAGAATTATATGCTAACAATAATAAAATTTTTGATCTAACTCCTTTGAGTAATTTAACTAATTTACAAGAATTATATTTAGATAAAAATGAGATTTCAAATTTAAGTCCTTTAAGTACTTTAAAAAATTTAGAAGAATTATCCCTTAATAATAATAAAATTACGGATTCTGACATAGAATCTTTGTGGGATTTAGATAGTTTAAAGCAACTTTATATTCATGATAATCCTGTATCTCGCCAATTTTGTCCAAATAATAAAAATGCTCTTTGTTTTATTGGGAATAGATAA
- the cobQ gene encoding cobyric acid synthase CobQ yields MKAIMVVGTTSHAGKSSLVTALCRLLWRNGWLVTPFKGQNMALNAYVTATGGEMGYAQALQAWGAKVVPRVEMNPILLKPQGNMTSQVIMKGEVVGVTNAKEYYQNYFEKGWEVITESLETLAQEFDLVVCEGAGSPAEINLKHRDLTNMRVAKHLNADTILVADIERGGVFAHIVGTLELLDPEERSLIKGIVINKFRGDKTILDPGIEWLENYTNIPVLGVIPWFDSALPSEDSLGLLDRSSRKKVYELKINVIKLPHISNFTDFDPLEAEDSVLIEYIEPNGKLGYPDAVIIPGTKTTIADLKILEKTGMMSQIREYVESGGTILGICGGFQMLGNKILDPEHLEGLEENCQGLDLLPIKTILKQEKITRQREVSANYPQQGLPVDGYEIHQGYTEMIPFLVKQRKIRYLPLFDDETLGIVNEIQSVWGCYLHGIFDNGAWRRAWLNSLRQKRGLPSLPTGISNYRQQREELLDSLADLVEKHLNLESFFHNF; encoded by the coding sequence ATGAAAGCAATTATGGTAGTGGGCACAACCTCCCACGCAGGAAAGTCATCTTTAGTTACAGCTTTATGTCGTTTACTGTGGCGTAACGGTTGGTTAGTAACCCCCTTTAAAGGGCAAAATATGGCACTCAATGCCTATGTAACTGCTACGGGAGGAGAAATGGGTTATGCTCAAGCCTTACAAGCGTGGGGGGCGAAAGTAGTGCCTAGGGTAGAAATGAATCCTATTTTACTCAAGCCTCAAGGTAATATGACTTCTCAAGTAATTATGAAAGGTGAGGTTGTAGGTGTTACTAATGCAAAGGAATATTATCAAAACTATTTTGAGAAAGGTTGGGAAGTCATCACGGAAAGTTTGGAGACTTTAGCACAAGAATTTGATTTAGTGGTATGTGAAGGAGCTGGTAGTCCTGCCGAAATTAATCTTAAACATCGTGATTTAACTAATATGCGAGTGGCAAAACATCTCAATGCAGATACTATTTTGGTGGCAGATATTGAAAGAGGCGGAGTTTTTGCTCATATTGTTGGTACTTTAGAACTATTAGACCCAGAAGAACGATCGTTAATTAAGGGTATTGTTATTAATAAGTTTAGAGGAGATAAAACTATTTTAGATCCGGGTATTGAATGGTTAGAAAATTATACGAATATTCCCGTGCTGGGGGTTATTCCTTGGTTTGATTCTGCTTTACCATCGGAAGATTCTTTAGGATTACTCGATCGATCGAGTCGCAAAAAAGTTTATGAATTAAAGATTAATGTGATAAAGTTGCCCCATATTTCCAATTTTACGGATTTTGATCCCCTTGAAGCGGAAGACAGTGTATTAATTGAATATATCGAACCCAATGGAAAATTAGGCTATCCTGATGCAGTAATTATCCCCGGTACAAAAACGACGATCGCAGATTTAAAAATTCTCGAAAAAACCGGTATGATGTCACAAATTAGAGAATATGTGGAATCGGGAGGAACAATTTTAGGTATTTGTGGCGGTTTTCAAATGTTAGGGAATAAAATATTAGATCCTGAACATCTTGAAGGATTAGAAGAAAATTGTCAAGGATTAGACTTATTACCCATCAAAACCATTTTAAAACAAGAAAAAATCACCCGTCAACGGGAAGTCTCCGCTAATTATCCTCAACAGGGTTTGCCAGTCGATGGTTATGAAATTCATCAAGGATATACTGAAATGATCCCTTTTCTTGTAAAACAGAGAAAAATTCGTTATCTTCCTTTATTTGATGATGAAACTCTAGGAATAGTTAACGAAATTCAATCAGTATGGGGGTGTTATCTTCATGGTATTTTTGATAATGGTGCATGGCGTAGAGCATGGTTAAATAGTTTAAGACAAAAAAGAGGTTTACCATCCTTACCGACTGGTATTAGTAATTATCGTCAGCAAAGAGAGGAATTACTAGATTCTTTAGCGGATTTAGTGGAAAAACATCTTAATCTTGAATCTTTCTTTCATAATTTCTAA
- a CDS encoding DUF3120 domain-containing protein, with the protein MLNHSLLSQLTTFFPTVRENFAEILFSWWWQKEKRQNVLVFFASAFLVSIPVFFQAPLVRLFPLISLLLTFVWIQLSFSLKRQPESYIWGDILWGFSWSWLCGSIYWGWLRDNPAIHIPIEAIGLPFALWCIWKGWGLIGNYFYLGSLIGTAITDLYFYIAGLIPYWRELMITDPSLVKPILQSSIAQVQTVWGISWAVLLANVLLGISLYALQKKETHYIAFAGAVLSTIFTDALFLIAAYLGMNS; encoded by the coding sequence TTGTTAAATCATAGCCTTTTATCACAGTTAACTACTTTTTTCCCTACTGTCAGAGAGAATTTTGCAGAGATTCTTTTTAGTTGGTGGTGGCAAAAAGAAAAGCGTCAAAATGTTTTAGTTTTTTTCGCTTCGGCTTTTTTAGTCTCTATTCCAGTCTTTTTTCAAGCACCTTTAGTTAGGCTTTTTCCTTTAATAAGTCTTCTGTTAACTTTTGTGTGGATTCAACTCAGTTTTTCTTTAAAACGTCAACCAGAATCGTATATCTGGGGAGATATACTGTGGGGTTTTAGTTGGAGTTGGCTTTGTGGTTCAATATATTGGGGATGGTTACGAGATAATCCTGCGATTCATATTCCCATTGAGGCAATTGGTTTACCCTTTGCTTTATGGTGTATTTGGAAAGGATGGGGGTTAATCGGTAACTATTTCTATCTTGGTTCATTAATTGGTACTGCTATAACGGATCTATACTTTTATATCGCTGGTTTAATACCCTACTGGCGAGAATTAATGATTACTGATCCTAGTCTAGTTAAACCCATTCTACAGAGTTCGATCGCACAAGTCCAGACCGTCTGGGGAATTAGTTGGGCAGTATTGTTAGCAAATGTCTTATTAGGTATCAGTTTATATGCCTTACAAAAAAAAGAGACACACTATATTGCCTTTGCCGGTGCTGTGTTAAGTACAATTTTTACTGATGCTTTATTCCTTATCGCCGCCTATTTAGGTATGAATAGTTAA
- a CDS encoding alpha/beta fold hydrolase encodes MKSTENKVKVGSLEWFYRENLPCENNDKTPVVLLHGLMSQSFCWLEIMPILAEYGYRSIAPDWLGWGLSDKPDKRDFDYTPSAYITAFKALIEELKLEKISLVVQGFLATVGIQYALQYPDKIDKLVILNTPIFSSEKLPWQMAQCGFPLLGDMVTQDPLIVDRTLEKGSGFVISDQNLAFYRKPIVTSSLAGRTLVTIVKKLNIKQVTEEIEMGLKQWEKPCLIIWGKDDPWLKFEPLEELVKDNNKLKLIVLEEAKHYPQEHFSKEITPNLVNFL; translated from the coding sequence ATGAAATCAACGGAAAATAAAGTAAAAGTCGGCTCATTAGAGTGGTTTTATCGAGAAAATTTGCCCTGTGAAAATAATGATAAAACTCCAGTAGTTTTACTTCACGGTTTAATGTCTCAAAGTTTTTGTTGGCTTGAAATTATGCCCATTTTAGCAGAATATGGTTATAGATCGATCGCTCCTGATTGGTTAGGTTGGGGATTGTCTGATAAGCCTGATAAACGAGATTTTGATTATACTCCTTCTGCTTACATAACAGCTTTTAAAGCATTGATTGAGGAGTTAAAGTTAGAAAAAATATCTTTAGTAGTACAAGGTTTTTTGGCAACGGTGGGCATTCAATATGCTTTACAATATCCTGATAAAATTGATAAATTAGTTATCTTAAATACTCCTATTTTTTCTTCTGAAAAATTACCTTGGCAAATGGCTCAATGTGGTTTTCCTCTGTTAGGAGATATGGTAACACAAGATCCTTTAATAGTCGATCGAACTTTAGAAAAAGGATCAGGTTTTGTAATTTCTGATCAAAATTTGGCATTTTATCGTAAACCAATTGTTACCTCATCTTTAGCAGGTAGAACATTAGTTACGATCGTCAAAAAATTAAATATAAAACAAGTAACAGAAGAAATTGAAATGGGTTTAAAACAATGGGAAAAACCCTGTTTAATTATTTGGGGAAAAGATGATCCTTGGTTAAAATTTGAACCATTAGAAGAGTTAGTTAAGGATAATAATAAACTTAAATTAATAGTTTTAGAAGAAGCAAAACATTACCCCCAAGAGCATTTTTCCAAAGAAATTACCCCAAATCTCGTTAATTTTTTATAA